The Rugosibacter aromaticivorans region CCACCAATTCAGCCGCCAAGGCCTCTGCGCTGGGATGGTCAGGCAGGGTCGTTAAGACGAGCAGTACTTGAGCTGGGTTTTGAACAGAATTCATCGGCTTATTCTACCTTTGCTCAATTTCTTGCAGGCTGCTTGCAAACGAATGTTAAGGAGGAGTATGCGTTGCTGCTTACGAGTGACCCTTGGGCGTGGGTTCGGTAACCGGATATTTGCGGGCGTTCTTGACAATTTTTTCTCGCGCGGCGGCGAGCGGGTCGATATCCAGTACATCCGCTAACTGAACGAGATACATCAGGACATCGGCGATTTCATCGGCCACAGCGGCTTTTTTCTCGGGCGTGAGGGCTTGGCTTTCTTCAGCGGTTGTCCACTGAAAGTGTTCGACAATTTCAGCCGCTTCTTTAATCAGCGCCATGCTCAGATTTTTAGGCGTGTGAAAAGGCTGCCACTGACGTGCGGCACAAAAGGCACGGAGGGCGTCACGCAGGCTGGTGACATCAGTGATGGCGGACATACGTTCGGTGGAATGCAAACCAGGGTAAGGCCAGATAGGGCCACAGTAAGGTAATGAAATGGGTGAGGCCGTGAAAGTTGAGAAACTGACCCGGATTCCAGACGTTCTGTAAATTTTCAAGATACGGATTAATGGGCGCAAGGTTAACCATCACGCTGGCGGTGAGCAAAGCTAATGCAGCCAGCAGGCGTTGCCAGGTCAGCGGCAACGCCAATGCCGCGAGCCACAATAAACCACCGGCTAAAGACCCGAGAAGCGCGCCAGGGGTTGCCCAGGCAAGCGCTGTTTGGGGGTGCATCATCAGCGCAAAGGCGAGTGATTTTGCCGCGAGGCCGACGGCCAGTAACAGCAAAGGAAAAACTCGGCGCTGGTGATACGGCGCGATGAGGCTTGCCATCAGCAGCGCAGCGAGCAGGCCGCTGGCGGCAATCAGGCTTTCAATGCGCACAAAGCCAGCGGCGCTAAAGGTCTGTGTGCTGGGTAGCGGCAGGAGACTGCGCAGATCGCCAGCGCCAAACAGCAATGTTGTTGGGTCAAGCTGAGTCAGCAGCCACAAACCCACGAGCACGAGCCCCATTTCCACACTTTGTCCGTGATCTGGCCAATGGGTATGCCGCAGGTTGTCGATCAGCTGCCGGCGCCAGAGTGCGCCTGGCAATGCGCCAATTAAAGCGCCGCAGGTGTTACCCGCAAGATCGAGATTGGAGGCCACTCGGCTGGGTAAATAATTTTGCATAAACTCCAGCAGAAAACTCAATGCCGACGCTGCGAGCACGGCTATCCACCAGGCGTGTTTTGTGGCAACCCGAGGGCGCAACGCCGTGGCGAGAAAAAATCCCAAAGGGATATAAGCCGCCACATTGATCAGTAGATCAAAGGTAGTGGTGTAGCGCGGCCAACCCGCAAAGAAAAAATCGAAAGGTGACGCGCCAGTGCTATGCCAACCGGTGAGCGGGTAAAGGCTGGCATAGACGATCAGTACCGCATACCCCAGGCTGAGATAAAGCAATAGCGGCGTATGGTGTGTATGGTATTTAGTCACGCACTTTTCCATGCAGGTGTATGCCATGCGCTGGGTGTAAATCAGCGACATGATGTGTCTGTGCGGCAGCGTGATGTCCATGACGCAACGCATCATGGATGGCGGCATCGTGGTGCATGAGCTGCGGCAGCAGTGAGCCAATGACCATGCCCAGGGTACTGGCGAGTAAACCCGCAAACTGGGCGGGAACCAAGGGGTCGGTCGGCCCGAAAACGAGTAATGCCAGCCAGGTGGCCAAGCCAAGAAAAATAGCCGTTGCTGCCCCTTGGTTAGTTGCGCGCCGCCAGTAAATACCAGCCACCATAGGAACAAAAGCGGTCACCAGCGTTATCTGGTACGCATTCTCGACCACTAGTGTCCGGTTAAAAATCAAATAGAATCATTTGGTTATTGGGTAATGGCGCAATGACTCCAGTAGTGTCTGGCTGCAAGGCGCATGAAATATGGGTTTTCTCGAAAATCGAGACCGACAATATCTGTAACAAAGTGTAGAGCGAGGCATTGAGATGGAGCTCTTTCTTGACGATAGCGATCAGCACGTAGGTGGAAACGGCGCACCAGATTTGCGTCTTCACCGCGTTCTCGCTGGTTCCCAGAAAGCGCTTGATGCGCAGGTGTTGCTTGATCCATTTGAAGAACAGCTCTACCTGCCAGCGGCTCTTGTACAGCGCGGCAATGGTCAACGGCGGCAACGTTGTGTTGTTGGTCAGAAACACCAACGTTTTGCCCGAATCGGGGTCTTTGAATCGGATGCGCCGCAAATGCTCTGGGTAGTCCTTGGACACGTAAAACCCGTTGAGCCGAATCGCCTGATCGCAGATCACACCGGTGCTTCGGTCGGTCTTGGTCGAGTAAACCCGATGGGCATCCATGCCGCGTTTGGCGCGGGTCACAAAGAACGCGCCGGCCTGATGTATCTTGAAGAGCCGGTCGAAGTCCACGTAACCCCGATCCATCACGTAAAACGCACCCGCTTCGATGGGCAAGATGTCGAGCACTTTGACATCGCCCATCTTGCCATCGCTGATGTGGATGAAGGCCGGGATCGCCCCGCGCAAGTCCAGCAGCGTGTGCATCTTCACCGCCGCCTTGGTGCTGCGAAACGGAGCCCAATCGAACAGGCTCAAACACAAGTCGATGGTGGTCGAGTCCAGCGCGTAGACCGTCGCATCGAGTTCCAGTCCCGTTGGTTCTGCGGCGTAGAGGTTCCTGGCTCGCACGATCAAGCGCATCGCAAGCGCGTGATAAATGTGCCAGTCCCGCTGATTCAGCGCATCCGAGAGAGTCGATCGTGCGGGTATGCTGCTCAAACCCATGTGAAACAGCTTGGATTGATTGGATGCCAGGCAGACCTCGATGTCGCGCAAAGACTCGCGCCACGTCAATTGCGAGAATGCCATCACGCGAAACAGGTCGGCGCAACCCAAAGTGCGCACACCCGCATCGCCGCCATGACGGTCGATGATGCGCCCGAAGGTCTTCCACGGCACATACTCCATGACTTGCGCAAACAGCGTCTTGCCCACGTTCATACGTCACCCCAAGCTCTCCAAACCCGGAATGATCGCAAATGCGCAAGATGAAATTCAAATCGTGGACACCCATGAATCGCTTGAAACCCTTATCATTGTTGGCGTTGCCGTCGGTACGTCTCAATTTAACCGGACACTAGTGATTCTCGACCATTTTGAAAATACTGGCTTTGGAGTTCACCGCATACAGCGTCACCAGTAGCGTAAATATCAGGGTGACAGCGCGCATGGCAAAGAGCAACTTGCGATCAGACATGCCGCCAACCAGCGGTTTGATAATGTTTTCAGTGAACGTGACTGATGGCGCCAGCAAGGTAGCCGAAGCGCAACTTTTAATGGCTGACAACAAGGCACCAAAAAACATGATTTGCGCGATGAGCGGGGCCTTTTCCAGTACCAGCCGGGGGAGAATCATTTGCGGATCGGTGTCAATCAGTTCAGTGACCATCTCTGGGCTGATGAGCGTTGCCGAATAGGCAAGAAACATGGGTACAAAGGCAAACAGAAAGTAAAGGCCACCGCCCAACACGGCGCCCCAGATAGCAATTTTTTCGGTGCGTGAAGATTGCACGCGCTGAAATACATCCTGCTGTGGAATCGAGCCGAACATCATGGTGACCCAAGCGGCAGTGAAGGCGAGAATTTCTTTTACGTCCAGCGCGGGCCAAAGATTGAGCATGCCGGCGTTGGCGGCATGCTCAATCACTATGCCAACCCCGCCCACCATGCCGCTGACCTCGCCGCCTATCCACAGCATGCCGATGACGATGATGATCATTTGCAGGAAGTCGGTAATCGCCACCGCCCACATGCCGCCGAACAGGGTGTAGATGAGTATGGTGGATGAGCCTATCCACATCCCGGTGATGCGACTGATTTCGCCTTCCGAGAGCACATTAAAAACCAGGCCCAGCGCCGTGATTTGCGCACCCACCCAGCCCAGGTAAGAGATGACGATGGCTAAGGTAGTGGCTGTTTCAACCGTGCGACCAAAACGTTTGCGATAAAAATCACCCACGGTTAAAAGGTTCATGCGATAGAGCGGCGCGGCGAAAAACAGGCCGACTAAAATCAGGCACATCGAGGCGCCAAAAGGATCTGCCACAATCCCGTGCATCCCTTCTTTGAGAAAGGTCGCCGGAATGCCGAGCACTGTTTCTGCGCCAAACCAGGTAGCAAAAACGGTGGCGGTCACAACGTAAAAGGGTAGATGGCGCCCCGCAATGGCAAAGTCGCGCGCATTGTGCACGCGCGTTCCCGCATACAGGCCGATGCCGACCGAGATAATCCAATAGGCAATGACAAACCAGAACAACATGCGTCTCGTCTCCTTCAGAACTTTAGTTCATACGTGGTTCATGCGCGGCTCATCCCAAGCGCATGAGTAGCGCAACCGATAGGCCGCCTAAAAACAGTGTGAATAATATGCTGATGACCAGCAACCAGCGGGTTTGGGTGACTTTGGCGCGTAACTCTGCGAGCTCAGTGCGCACCTCGGCATGGCGATCCACACTGAGCGCTTGATGCGCTAGCCGGGGCAGCGCGGGTAGCAGGGAAACCCAGGCAGGCGCTTCACGTTTCAGTTGATTGCGCAGGCCACGCCAGCCAATTTGCTCACTCATCCAGCGCTCGAGAAAAGGCTTGGCGGTTTTCCATAGGTCAAGATCAGGATCAAGCTGGCGGCCAAGACCTTCAATATTCAGCAGCGTTTTTTGTAGCAGCACCAACTGAGGTTGTATTTCGACATTGAAGCGGCGTGAGGTCTGGAATAGACGCAACAACACGCGGCCGAAAGAAATGTCTTTCAAGGGGCGATCAAAAATAGGTTCGCAAACGGCGCGAATGGCTGACTCGAATTCATCAATCCGGGTTGCTTTGGGTGCCCAGCCAGATTCCACATGGACTTCGGCTACCCGTTTGTAATCGCGCCGAAAAAATGCCAAAAAGTTTTGTGCCAGGTAGTTTTTGTCGATATCGGTCAGTGTCCCGACAATGCCGAAATCAAGCGCAATATAGCGGCCTTTGGTAGCGCCATCGAGGGCAACAAAAATGTTGCCCGGATGCATGTCGGCATGAAAAAATCCGTCGCGAAATACCTGTGTGAAGAAAATTTCAACCCCGGCACGTGCCAGTTGTGGAATATCCACGCCCGCATCCCGTAACGCGTCAGTTTGCGAAATGGGCAGGCCATGCATGCGTTCCATGACCATCACGTTTTGCGTGCACCAGTCCCAATAAACCTCAGGCACGATCAGCAGCGGGGAGTTGGCAAAATTGCGCCGCAGCTGCGAGCAATTCGCCGCTTCCCGCATCAGGTCAAGCTCATCATGCAAATACTTGTCGAACTCGGCAACGACTTGTTGCGGTTTGAGCCGACGCGCATCCGCCCAGAGTTTTTCCAACCAGATCGCCGCCATTTCGAGCAGCGCCATATCGTGATCAATAACCCGCCGAATACCCGGACGAAGTATTTTCACCGCCACCTCACGGCTATTCGGCAGCGTTGCAAAATGGACTTGGGCCACAGAAGCGGAAGCCACGGGCTCCGGGCTAAATGCCAGAAATACTTGGTCCACGGGTTTGCCGTAGGCGGCTTCCAGCTCAGCGATTGCCAGCGCGGAAGCGAAGGGGGGCACCTGGTCCTGCAGCTTGGCGAGCTCATCTGCCAGATCAACGGGGACAAGGTCACGGCGGGTGGAGAGCATCTGGCCGAATTTGACGAAGATTGGGCCCAGGGCTTCCAGCGCCTCACGCAGCCGTTGGCCACGTGGCGCAGAAAGATCACGCCAGAACAGTAGTTTTTGCAGTGACCAGGCAATTCGCCCCCAGACACCAAAGACATTCTCGTTGTCGAGGATCATGCGGTCCAGGCCGTAAAGGTAGACCACGCGTGCAATACGAAAGAGACGGAAGAGACGGAAGAGTCGAAGGATGCGCACGGCTAAGAGCAGACGTTCAGGAAACGGGAAGTATAATTCAGCGCTCGCCTCGTTTAATTTAATGCCTGTCTTTCCTATGCCGTCCGCAACCCAACCGACCCTCCGTCAGCACCTCACTGATTTGTTACGCACCGCCCTGCAGAGCGTAGCGCCCGAGCAATGGGATGTCGATATCCTCCTCGAACGCCCCAAGCAAGCGAGTCATGGCGACTTCGCCAGTAGTCTGGCGCTGCAATTGGCGCGCAGCTTGAAGACTGATCCGCGCCAGGTTGCGGAGCGTTTGATGCAGGTATTACCTGCATCCCCTTTTGTTGAAAAGGCTGAAATTGCCGGGGCGGGCTTTATTAATTTCACCCTCACGCCTGGCGCACGTACGGCGGTTGTGCCGACGATTATTTTAGAAGGGGCGAATTTTGGTCGCGCGCCGGCAATCGGATGTCGGTTACAGGTTGAATTCGTCTCGGCTAATCCCACAGGGCCCTTGCATGTCGGGCATGGTCGAGGGGCGGCGTATGGTGCCAGCCTTTCCTCGTTGCTGGCATTTGCCGGCTATGATGTGAGCCGTGAATATTATGTGAATGACGCGGGGCGACAGATGGATATTCTGGCTGTCTCCACCTGGCTGCGCTACTTGGCGATCTATGGCGAAGACACCCCTTTCCCGCCGAATGCGTATCAAGGTGACTATGTGTTTGAGATGGCCGAGCAGATCAAGGCGGCGCAGGCCGGCAAACATGTTCACCCGGCCGCAGCGGTCATGGCGGGTGTGCCCGAAACGGATGATCTGGATGAACGGCTGGATGCCTTCATCGTGGTGGGCAAAAAGTTACTGGGTGAGGGATGGCGCACCATTCACCAGCATGTGCTCAATGAACAGCTCACCGATTGCCGCGCGGACCTGGAAGAATTTGGCGTGCATTTTGATGTCTGGTTTTCTGAGCGCAGCCTTTACGATTCCGGCCAGGTTGCCAAAGTGATCGAGACGCTTGCCGCGAATGATCACATCTATGAGCAGGATGGCGCGCTGTGGTTTCGCTCCACTGCGTTTGGTGACGAAAAAGATCGCGTCGTGCGCCGTGACAATGGCATTTACACTTATTTTGCTTCCGATATCGCCTATCACCTGAACAAGTTTTCGCGTGGTTTTGACAAACTCGTCGATGTCTGGGGGGCGGACCATCACGGCTACATCGCGCGTGTTAAAGGCGCGCTGACCGCGACAGGTGCGGACGCCAGCCGGCTGGATGTCGCCTTGGTGCAGTTCGTGAGTTTGTTTCGCAATGGCGAAAAGGCATCCATGTCTACCCGCTCTGGCGAATACGTCACCTTGCGCCAGTTACGCAGTGAAGTCGGTAATGACGCCTGCCGCTTTTTTTATATGCTGCGCAAATGCGATCAGGCGCTGGATTTTGATCTTGATCTGGCCAAAAGCCAGAGCAATGACAACCCGGTGTATTACGTGCAATACGCGCATGCCCGCATTTGCTCGGTTTTAGCGCAATGGACAGGCGATGTAGCACAGCTGGCAACGGCTGATTTGAGCCCCTTGACGCATGAGCGTGAAATTGCTTTATGCCGGCGCTTGGCCGAGTTCCCTGAATTGATTCAAAACGCAGCGCGTGATTACGCACCACATTCGCTGGCGTTTTACCTTAAAGATCTGGCGGCTGATTTTCACGGCTGGTATAACGCCGAACGTGTACTCGTCGATAATGAGTTCATTTGTCACGCACGGCTTGCCCTCGCGCTCGCTACCCGGCAGGTGCTGCAAAATGGCCTGTCGCTTCTTGGTGTTTCGCAACCTGAAAGTATGTGATCTATGAAAAACAATACCACCACCCAACGCGTCCCAGCCAAAAAAAGCAGCGGTAGTACGCTGACGGGCGTCTTTATCGGTTTGGTCATCGGTTTGGTGGTCGCGTTTATTCTGGTCTGGCTGTTCAACCGCATGCCCCTGCCATTTCGGAATCAAGAAATTTCTGCGCCTGCGACAGATAACGTGCCGACTCAATCAGCTATTTCTTTACCAGGCAAACCGGGCGAAAAACCACGCGAAAAACAGAAGCTTGAGTTCTACGATATTCTCGAAGGCAAGCAAGACCCGTCGGCCAATGCGGCATCCTCAGTGCCTAACAGGCCACCCGCTGCCACGGGTGATACCTCCACCGATGCACCTACCGAAGCGCCCATCGAAGCGAAACCGGTGGAGGTCTTTTTTCTTCAAGTGGGCTCATTTCAAAATAAGCAGGACGTGGACAATCTAAAAGCGAAACTCGCTTTACAGGGGTTTGAAGCCAGCGTACAGGAAATCACGATTGCAAATAAAGGGGTGATGCAGCGAGTACGCGTCGGCCCCTTCCCCAGCCTCGCAGAAATGAATCGTGCGCGAACTACCCTGGTGCAGGGTGGCATACAGACTACGGTGGTCAAGCAAAAAGAGCCCGCGGCACAATGAGTTTGGGTCACCGCGCGATGATGGTGTGCGCTGCCGTTGATTCATCTGCCGTAATCACTATCCAACTTATCCCTTAAGGCGAGCGCATGCGTGTTTTTATTACGGGCGCATCCAGTGGCATTGGTGAAGCGTTGGCGCGCCACTATGCAGCCAATGGCGCTCAATATGACACGCTCGGTATCCTTGGCATACTTGGTACGCCTGACACACCGGTCACACCCGCCACACTGGGCTTGGCGGCGCGTCGCCAGCGCCGACTTTTTGATCTGGTCGCTGAGCTGCCCGGCGTGCACGCGCCTTACCCGCTGGATGTGGCCGATGCGCCAGCGCTAGAAGCTGCTGCCGGGGATTTCATCGCGCGGTTTGGCTGTCCGGATATCGTGATCGCCAATGCGGGTATCTCAGTGGGCACGCTCACCGGCGAAGCGGAAGACCTGCCCGCCTTTCGCCGTGTGCTGGAAACCAACGTGCTAGGCATGGTGCATACCTTCGCCCCCTTTATCCAGGCCATGCAAGCACGCGGCAGCGGCACCTTGGTCGGTATTGCGTCAGTGGCGGGCATTCGCGGTCTGCCCGGTGCGGGCGCCTACTCTGCCTCAAAAGCCGCTGTTATCGCATATCTTGAAGCGTTGCGTGTTGAGTTGCGCAGCAGTGGGATCAAAGTTGTCACCCTCACACCCGGCTATATCGCCACCCCAATGACGGCAAAAAACCCCTACCCAATGCCTTTTCTGCTCCCTGCCGATGTCGCCGCCCGCCGTTTCGCCCGCACGATTGCTCGCGGCACACGCTATGCCGTGATTCCCTGGCAGATGGGTCTGGTGGCCAAGCTTTTGCGGCTGCTACCCAACCCGCTGTTCGATGTGTTGTTCGCTCGCGCTGGCAGAAAACCGCGCGGCCTCGATCTGTAACCCACACCGACGATGGCGCTGCTGGACGCTCTCGGCCACGAACACATCCCGTTTAACGGCACGCCGCGCATCGTCAGTCTGGTACCCAGCCTGACCGAGTTGATTTGCGATCTGGGCCTTGCCGATGCGCTAGTCGGACGCACCGGATTTTGTGTTCATCCCAAAGAAAGACTGCGTCGTGTGCCCAAAGTCGGCGGCACCAAAGACGTCAACGGCGACGCTGTGCGTGCCCTGGCGCCTACCCACCTGATTGCCGACATCGATGAAAACCGCCGTGAGCAGGTGGAAGAAATGATGGCTTTTGTGCCGCATGTGGTGGTTGTTCATCCGCGCACCGTGAATGATAACCGTGGGCTGTATGCCCTATTGGGTGCGATTTTTCGTCGTGATGATCAAGCCGCGCAGCTTGATGCCGATTTTTGCGCCGCGTGCGCGATGCTCATCACGCTAGCCGCCGCCCGCCCGCGTGAAACCGTGCTGTATCCGATCTGGCGCACGCCGTGGATGACAGTGTGTCGCGACACCTATATTGCCTCGATGCTTGCCGCTGCGGGCTGGGATACACTGCCCATCGACGCGCCAACGCGCTTCCCGGTATTTGAATGGGATGCGCCTTGGCTCACTCAAGTCGACCGCGTGCTGCTGCCATCAGAGCCCTTTGCTTTCACTGCCAGACATGTTACGGAAATTGCCGCCTTGAGTGGCAAGCCGGTGCAACGCATCGATGGCGAAATGGTCTCGTGGTATGGCAGTCGCGCTATTGCGGGGATGCGTTATCTGGCAGGACTGCGTCGACAGTCCGATTAAATCGCCGTCCCTCAAGGGGACTTTCCAGAGACGGCGCTGCATTCCCTGCGGTCAGCTCTGTACTTCCTACGGTCGGATTCAAAGTTTCGCGGCGTCCTGCCAGCGACGACTTTCGTCCGGTCAGCCGTCGTTCACGCCGCTCTTGCCCGTAGTCGCCGTTCCACGCAGCCAGTCGGGCAGCTCGCGTTCACTGGCGTTATCAATGATGTATTGCCGCATCAGTTTCCTCACCACTTGCGAAGCGGTGAGATCCTGGCTGGCGCAGATGTCCTCGAATATCTTTTTTTTCTGCGGATCAAGCAAAATGGTCAGGCGGGCGGTTCTATTTTCCATAGTTACACATTTTATGCGTGTACAATGATAATTGTAATTGTATATGGGTTTAATATAATTGTAAGCTCTGAGGCTTTTTAGCTGACCTAACGCTTTGGCTCGAATGAAGGTACAAAAGACGCAATGCTGCACTGGCTGACAACCGATTGGATACTGTGCGTGATTGCCGCCTGGCTGGTGCTGGGTTTTCTAGGTATCGCGGCATTGCGCCAGTTTGGAATCGTCGCCCGGATACTTTTCCCCCTCGGCGGCCTACTGG contains the following coding sequences:
- a CDS encoding nucleotide pyrophosphohydrolase, which codes for MSAITDVTSLRDALRAFCAARQWQPFHTPKNLSMALIKEAAEIVEHFQWTTAEESQALTPEKKAAVADEIADVLMYLVQLADVLDIDPLAAAREKIVKNARKYPVTEPTPKGHS
- a CDS encoding VanZ family protein, which translates into the protein MTKYHTHHTPLLLYLSLGYAVLIVYASLYPLTGWHSTGASPFDFFFAGWPRYTTTFDLLINVAAYIPLGFFLATALRPRVATKHAWWIAVLAASALSFLLEFMQNYLPSRVASNLDLAGNTCGALIGALPGALWRRQLIDNLRHTHWPDHGQSVEMGLVLVGLWLLTQLDPTTLLFGAGDLRSLLPLPSTQTFSAAGFVRIESLIAASGLLAALLMASLIAPYHQRRVFPLLLLAVGLAAKSLAFALMMHPQTALAWATPGALLGSLAGGLLWLAALALPLTWQRLLAALALLTASVMVNLAPINPYLENLQNVWNPGQFLNFHGLTHFITLLWPYLALPWFAFHRTYVRHH
- a CDS encoding IS4 family transposase, producing MNVGKTLFAQVMEYVPWKTFGRIIDRHGGDAGVRTLGCADLFRVMAFSQLTWRESLRDIEVCLASNQSKLFHMGLSSIPARSTLSDALNQRDWHIYHALAMRLIVRARNLYAAEPTGLELDATVYALDSTTIDLCLSLFDWAPFRSTKAAVKMHTLLDLRGAIPAFIHISDGKMGDVKVLDILPIEAGAFYVMDRGYVDFDRLFKIHQAGAFFVTRAKRGMDAHRVYSTKTDRSTGVICDQAIRLNGFYVSKDYPEHLRRIRFKDPDSGKTLVFLTNNTTLPPLTIAALYKSRWQVELFFKWIKQHLRIKRFLGTSENAVKTQIWCAVSTYVLIAIVKKELHLNASLYTLLQILSVSIFEKTHISCALQPDTTGVIAPLPNNQMILFDF
- a CDS encoding sodium:solute symporter family protein; the encoded protein is MLFWFVIAYWIISVGIGLYAGTRVHNARDFAIAGRHLPFYVVTATVFATWFGAETVLGIPATFLKEGMHGIVADPFGASMCLILVGLFFAAPLYRMNLLTVGDFYRKRFGRTVETATTLAIVISYLGWVGAQITALGLVFNVLSEGEISRITGMWIGSSTILIYTLFGGMWAVAITDFLQMIIIVIGMLWIGGEVSGMVGGVGIVIEHAANAGMLNLWPALDVKEILAFTAAWVTMMFGSIPQQDVFQRVQSSRTEKIAIWGAVLGGGLYFLFAFVPMFLAYSATLISPEMVTELIDTDPQMILPRLVLEKAPLIAQIMFFGALLSAIKSCASATLLAPSVTFTENIIKPLVGGMSDRKLLFAMRAVTLIFTLLVTLYAVNSKASIFKMVENH
- the ubiB gene encoding ubiquinone biosynthesis regulatory protein kinase UbiB, giving the protein MILDNENVFGVWGRIAWSLQKLLFWRDLSAPRGQRLREALEALGPIFVKFGQMLSTRRDLVPVDLADELAKLQDQVPPFASALAIAELEAAYGKPVDQVFLAFSPEPVASASVAQVHFATLPNSREVAVKILRPGIRRVIDHDMALLEMAAIWLEKLWADARRLKPQQVVAEFDKYLHDELDLMREAANCSQLRRNFANSPLLIVPEVYWDWCTQNVMVMERMHGLPISQTDALRDAGVDIPQLARAGVEIFFTQVFRDGFFHADMHPGNIFVALDGATKGRYIALDFGIVGTLTDIDKNYLAQNFLAFFRRDYKRVAEVHVESGWAPKATRIDEFESAIRAVCEPIFDRPLKDISFGRVLLRLFQTSRRFNVEIQPQLVLLQKTLLNIEGLGRQLDPDLDLWKTAKPFLERWMSEQIGWRGLRNQLKREAPAWVSLLPALPRLAHQALSVDRHAEVRTELAELRAKVTQTRWLLVISILFTLFLGGLSVALLMRLG
- the argS gene encoding arginine--tRNA ligase yields the protein MPSATQPTLRQHLTDLLRTALQSVAPEQWDVDILLERPKQASHGDFASSLALQLARSLKTDPRQVAERLMQVLPASPFVEKAEIAGAGFINFTLTPGARTAVVPTIILEGANFGRAPAIGCRLQVEFVSANPTGPLHVGHGRGAAYGASLSSLLAFAGYDVSREYYVNDAGRQMDILAVSTWLRYLAIYGEDTPFPPNAYQGDYVFEMAEQIKAAQAGKHVHPAAAVMAGVPETDDLDERLDAFIVVGKKLLGEGWRTIHQHVLNEQLTDCRADLEEFGVHFDVWFSERSLYDSGQVAKVIETLAANDHIYEQDGALWFRSTAFGDEKDRVVRRDNGIYTYFASDIAYHLNKFSRGFDKLVDVWGADHHGYIARVKGALTATGADASRLDVALVQFVSLFRNGEKASMSTRSGEYVTLRQLRSEVGNDACRFFYMLRKCDQALDFDLDLAKSQSNDNPVYYVQYAHARICSVLAQWTGDVAQLATADLSPLTHEREIALCRRLAEFPELIQNAARDYAPHSLAFYLKDLAADFHGWYNAERVLVDNEFICHARLALALATRQVLQNGLSLLGVSQPESM
- a CDS encoding SPOR domain-containing protein, coding for MKNNTTTQRVPAKKSSGSTLTGVFIGLVIGLVVAFILVWLFNRMPLPFRNQEISAPATDNVPTQSAISLPGKPGEKPREKQKLEFYDILEGKQDPSANAASSVPNRPPAATGDTSTDAPTEAPIEAKPVEVFFLQVGSFQNKQDVDNLKAKLALQGFEASVQEITIANKGVMQRVRVGPFPSLAEMNRARTTLVQGGIQTTVVKQKEPAAQ
- a CDS encoding SDR family oxidoreductase, which translates into the protein MRVFITGASSGIGEALARHYAANGAQYDTLGILGILGTPDTPVTPATLGLAARRQRRLFDLVAELPGVHAPYPLDVADAPALEAAAGDFIARFGCPDIVIANAGISVGTLTGEAEDLPAFRRVLETNVLGMVHTFAPFIQAMQARGSGTLVGIASVAGIRGLPGAGAYSASKAAVIAYLEALRVELRSSGIKVVTLTPGYIATPMTAKNPYPMPFLLPADVAARRFARTIARGTRYAVIPWQMGLVAKLLRLLPNPLFDVLFARAGRKPRGLDL
- a CDS encoding helical backbone metal receptor, producing the protein MALLDALGHEHIPFNGTPRIVSLVPSLTELICDLGLADALVGRTGFCVHPKERLRRVPKVGGTKDVNGDAVRALAPTHLIADIDENRREQVEEMMAFVPHVVVVHPRTVNDNRGLYALLGAIFRRDDQAAQLDADFCAACAMLITLAAARPRETVLYPIWRTPWMTVCRDTYIASMLAAAGWDTLPIDAPTRFPVFEWDAPWLTQVDRVLLPSEPFAFTARHVTEIAALSGKPVQRIDGEMVSWYGSRAIAGMRYLAGLRRQSD
- a CDS encoding CopG family transcriptional regulator, coding for MENRTARLTILLDPQKKKIFEDICASQDLTASQVVRKLMRQYIIDNASERELPDWLRGTATTGKSGVNDG